Below is a window of Desmonostoc muscorum LEGE 12446 DNA.
GAAATGTTTGTTTTAGGTTCTCTCCGGAAGCGTATTAAAGAGATGGAGGGATTGAAGGCTCGTATTGTCAGAGAAATAAATCAAATTGAAGAACATCATAATTTATTATATGCAGAATCAAAACAACTCCAAAATCAAGTAACTGAAAATCGTAGCCAAAGAGACAGTCTGCATCGAGAAGTCAGAACATTTGCTGGGCAAAAAAAGCAGTTAGAAACTGAAATCAATAGTCTGCAAATTGAACTGAATAACTTGGAAAAAAATCAAGCAGAATTGAACGATGCTTTTTCTCTTCTCGCAGCAGAAAAGCGTCGTTTAGAGTCGAATTGTAATGTATCTCGTGCGGAAATAACTCAGTTGCAAAGTCAAATTTCCGAACTCCAGCAACAACAACAAGAAATTGAAAGTAATTTAACTCTGTTAGGCAGACTCAAACCCCAATTAGAAGAAAAATTATACGAACTGCGAATTGCAATTCAAGAATTAGAAATCAAGGTAAACAAAGAAAACCAATTACTTGTAGCCACAATAACTGAAAGAGAAAAGATCCAAGCTCTTTTGAACTCTTCACAAACTCAAATCGCAACCCAAAAAGAAGAATTGCAGCAATTACAGGGACAAGTTTCATTATTGCAAGAAGAACGAGACTTGTTGCAAAATCAAGTGTGGGAATTACTCCAACAAGCAGAAACCTTCAACCCAGAACCTTTGCCTGATAATTCCACAGAAGATGATCTTGAATTGTTTCCTTTTACAGAAATAATTGAATCTTCAGCAACCAGAGATTCTCCAGAAATTGATACATCAGAACATATACCAGAAGAATGGACTAATTTTCTGGAAAACTTACCAGGATATGAATTACAAGTATTAAAAGCTATAGTTGAAGAAGATAATACCAAAGCGGCGATTAAAAAAATTGCTGAGGCAAATATCACCATGCCAAACCTACTAATCGATTCTATCAATGAACGAGCAAATGATACTATTGGTGAATTAATAATTGATTCAGATTCCGAAATTCCAGAAGTTTATCAAGAATATAAGACTCAGGTAAAAAAAATGATTGCAATGTATGATGCTCTTATGGCTAGACATACTCAAATGTAATAATTATGACGTTGTAAGATTATTAATAAGGTGAGAATATAGGACTCATATTTGATTTTTAGGAAGCTAGGTACACCTTTATTCCTTCTTCCCAGTCCCCAGTCCCCATTCCCCAGTCCCTGACCTCTACGAGTGATTCTCCAAATCAAATCGGATTGGTATATACCTTAACTCGTTACTGCGTGCTTCTGCGTTTACAATAAAGTGAAGTGTAATACATGGCAAAGCTCAAAATCTCGAAAAAAATATCCACTGCTTTGATTAATTCCCTTGGTGCAGGGGTAGTACCAAGAATAGGAGTTGAACATATAGCAGTAGGTCGAGAAAAAGAACTCAAAAGCCTATTACAAAATCTCGATGATATTGCAGAAGGTGTAGCAGCATTTCGGTTTATAATTGGTAATTACGGTTCAGGGAAAAGCTTTTTACTGCAACTAATTCGTAATCGAGCGATGGAGCAAGGTTTTGTCGTAGCTGATGCGGATTTATCCCCTGAACGCCGATTAGCAGGAAGTAATAATGAAGGTTTAGCAACCTATCGAGAATTAATGAGCCATCTAGCTACAAAAACTCGTCCTGATGGTGGCGCTTTAGTCTCGATTTTGGAAGGATGGATTAATAAAATTCAACAAGAAGTGGTTAAAGAAACTGAAATGCGTCCCAATGACGATGGTTTTGATGACGCAGTTGAATCCAAAATTAGGGAAGTAGTTCAGTATATTGAAGATTTGGTTCACGGTTTTGATTTTGGTAGTGTTATTATCGCTTATTGGCGTGGCTACCGATTGGATGACGATAAGTTAAAAAATGCCGCAATGCGCTGGTTGCGTGGAGAATTTACTACTAAAATTGAGGCGAAAGCAGCTTTAGGAGTCCGCGTCATTATTGATGATGATAGTTGGTATGACTACATCAAATTGTTTGCTAAATTTGTAGCTGAAATTGGCTATAAAGGACTATTAATTTTAGTTGATGAAGCTGTACATTTATATCAAATATCTACTACAGTCACGCGGGAAAAGAACTATAATAGGCTCCTCGCAATGTTTAACGACACCATGCAATGTAAAGCAGAACATCTTGGCATTGTTGTTGGTGGAACAACCAAATTTTTAGAAGATTCAAATAGAGGACTTTTTGCAGACCAAGCTTGGCGAAGACGCACAAAAGAAAGCCGCTTTGTTACACAAGCTAATGTTCAGGAACATTTAGGGCCAGTGATGCGGCTAAACCCATTAAGTGAAGCAGAAATTTTGACGCTTTTGCAACGTTTAGCTGAAATTCATGCAGTCAATTTTGGCTATCAACAGACTTTAACAAATCGTGAGTTGAAAGATTTTGTCCAAGAAATTGTTAATCGCTTGGGTGCAGAAGCATTACTAACACCAGGGGAAATTGTGCGGGATTTTATGAGTGTGCTGAATATTCTTTTCCAAAATCCAGGAATTTCATTTGGTGAATTGATTCATGACTCTAAATTTAAACCTACTGCTGTGGGGAAAGATGCAGATGTCGATGAGGATAATGCAGCCGAATTTAGTTTGTGAACTGATTGCGTTGTTTACCGCCCCAGGCATCGCAACGCCTCAAACTCCTGCCAACAAAGGTACAATGCACGCGGTACGTGAAAACACCCTTTCCATTTACCGCCTTTGAGGTTCAACAATACTTCTCCCCGCCGATTTAGATAGCCAAACCACTCACCAAACTCGGAATCAGCAAAGTGTGACCAGGCGTAATCGTGCATCTTTTGATACCATTCCCAACACACCTCACGCCCCGTCAAGCGATAACCCATCGCTAATGCAACCAAAGATTCTAGGTGAACCCACCACAGCTTTTGATCCCATTCGAGTTGCTGTGGAGGATGACCGGCTGCATCCATAAAGTAATACAAGCCGCCATACTCCCTATCCCAAGCAAAGTTCAGGATATTTAGGACCACATCAACAGCTTGGTTGATAGTTTTGGTATCCTTTTTCCGGCGGGCGATGTCCATGATAAACCACATCGCTTCAATACCGTGACCTGGATTAATCAACCGCCCCTCAAAACAATCGATGTGGGAAGCGTCAGGGGCAACGTTTTCGTACATTAGTCCCCGTTCTGGGTCGAGAAAATCGGTCATGACTTCGCGGACAGTCTCAGCTAGGACATTTTCTAGGGTTTCCTTGGGCAACAACCATTCCATTTCTAGAGTCAGGTTGGCTAAAATCATCGGTACAGCCAAGGATTTCATCGGGCGTGTGCCGGGATAGGTCTTATTATATTTGCCCTTGGGGTTATCCTTGCGGCGTAAAACGTTGTTGTAAGCTTGCATCGCCACATTTGTCGCCCAGTCTTCGCCGGATGCGAGTGCATATTGGCTGAATGCCATTGCCGCAAAGCAATCAGAAAATATATTGTAAGGCTCAACCAGTGGTTTTCCTGCACGAGTCAGGGCAAAGTACCAGTTACCATCACTATCTCTGCCGTGTTGGGCGAGAAAGTTAGCGCCATTACTGGCAACTTTCAACCAATTTTCACGTTTTTCTAACTGGTTGTAAAGCATGGAAAAAGTCCACACTTGGCGATTTTGCAGCCAGATAAATTTGTCTGTATCATATACTTTGCCCTGGCGATCGAGACAGGTGAAATAGCCGCCTTGCTGCCAATCAAGGGAATATTTTTCCCAAAATGGGAGGACATCGTTTAAGAGTGCGTTTTTGTAAAGTTCAGCCAATGTTTGAAAATTATACTCCATAAATTTCTCCCCTTTTTTTCAAGAACAACAGCTTAACAATTATCGTAATCAATCGCCCAGACTTGTGACTTGGGTGTGGGCAACCGAGTAAGTCGGCGTTAAAAAATTAACCTGGTAACGAAATTTCAATCAGTAAACACTTTATAAACTAATAATTCCAGAATTTTTACAAAAATAAACATACATGCGTTTTATGATGCCGACTAACTTAAATATCAGTAAAGTCAAGTTATGCGATCTTCTACTGAACTTTAATTTTGGTGTTTCTAGATTAAAGTTTTATTTTCTGCTGCAAAAAAAAATGCTATTTATTTTAAACTCTTTAAGAGTTGTCAGCAAGAACCTGAAACAACGAATTTATTAACTTAAATAATCATCACTTTTTTCACAAAACATAAGCCCTACATTTATGACTAATTTCCTCGACTTCGTACTCCCGCTGACATATAACCAACTGAGTGCCTTTTCTGATTTAGAGAACTTCTGGAATCTATTCGATAGTGTTTTTGGTACACAATACAATCGTACTATCTCTGCAACAGTGCGATCGCAGTGGCAAGCAGGTGATTTTAGTCAACTTCCCCAAATTGAGATAATTGATAGTGACATTCTGGGCAATAGTAACGGGGCTTATGCCAGTAGCACTAATAAGATTTATCTCTCGGATAGTTTTGTAGCTACTGCTACACCAGCAGTAGTAAGTGCAGTTCTATTAGAGGAAATTGGACATTTTATTGATGCTCAAATTAATCAAAAAGATACCGCAGGGGATGAAGGGGAACTTTTCTCAGCTTTGGTGCGGGGACAGAGTTTAACGAATCAGGATTTAAGCAGAATCAGCACAGAAAATGATTGGGCGAATATTAATATAGCAGGGCAAACAATTGCTGTCGAACAAAATGAACTGACTTTCAATATCACCTTTAACGATCCATTCGGGACATTTTCTCCCTATTACTCTGCCATACAGTCTAACATATTGGCTGCTGGATCATACTGGGATAACTACATTGAAGGTAATGCCAGCTTAGAGGTAGTTATTGATTTTTTGAACACTATTCCGAGAGCTACGGGCAGAAGTTTTAGTTCATCTTTTGTACGTAATAACGGAACGTTTAACGTATTTGAGCAAGGTGCAGCGGCGGAAATTCGCACAGGAATCGATCCTAACGGTGCCGCTCCTGACATTGAGTTCAACTTCAATCCTGATTATCTGACAAATGAACTGTGGTTTGATCCCGAACCATCAGCACGAATTACTCCTGTGCCCGATGATAAAACAGATGCTGTTTCTGTATTGCTCCACGAGTTTGGTCATGCCTTTGCCTTCAATGGATGGAGAAATGCTTTCGATGGAACATTCCCTGGAGATTATCAATCGACATTCGATGAACAAACTATTTTTGATGGTAGCAATTTCT
It encodes the following:
- a CDS encoding tellurite resistance TerB C-terminal domain-containing protein; this encodes MQSVTISNRFILGIVAFSVSFGLSLVPNWDFNKAFLTGIITAFIIYGAALFVDKRRRNYEMFVLGSLRKRIKEMEGLKARIVREINQIEEHHNLLYAESKQLQNQVTENRSQRDSLHREVRTFAGQKKQLETEINSLQIELNNLEKNQAELNDAFSLLAAEKRRLESNCNVSRAEITQLQSQISELQQQQQEIESNLTLLGRLKPQLEEKLYELRIAIQELEIKVNKENQLLVATITEREKIQALLNSSQTQIATQKEELQQLQGQVSLLQEERDLLQNQVWELLQQAETFNPEPLPDNSTEDDLELFPFTEIIESSATRDSPEIDTSEHIPEEWTNFLENLPGYELQVLKAIVEEDNTKAAIKKIAEANITMPNLLIDSINERANDTIGELIIDSDSEIPEVYQEYKTQVKKMIAMYDALMARHTQM
- a CDS encoding ATP-binding protein; its protein translation is MAKLKISKKISTALINSLGAGVVPRIGVEHIAVGREKELKSLLQNLDDIAEGVAAFRFIIGNYGSGKSFLLQLIRNRAMEQGFVVADADLSPERRLAGSNNEGLATYRELMSHLATKTRPDGGALVSILEGWINKIQQEVVKETEMRPNDDGFDDAVESKIREVVQYIEDLVHGFDFGSVIIAYWRGYRLDDDKLKNAAMRWLRGEFTTKIEAKAALGVRVIIDDDSWYDYIKLFAKFVAEIGYKGLLILVDEAVHLYQISTTVTREKNYNRLLAMFNDTMQCKAEHLGIVVGGTTKFLEDSNRGLFADQAWRRRTKESRFVTQANVQEHLGPVMRLNPLSEAEILTLLQRLAEIHAVNFGYQQTLTNRELKDFVQEIVNRLGAEALLTPGEIVRDFMSVLNILFQNPGISFGELIHDSKFKPTAVGKDADVDEDNAAEFSL
- a CDS encoding AGE family epimerase/isomerase, whose protein sequence is MEYNFQTLAELYKNALLNDVLPFWEKYSLDWQQGGYFTCLDRQGKVYDTDKFIWLQNRQVWTFSMLYNQLEKRENWLKVASNGANFLAQHGRDSDGNWYFALTRAGKPLVEPYNIFSDCFAAMAFSQYALASGEDWATNVAMQAYNNVLRRKDNPKGKYNKTYPGTRPMKSLAVPMILANLTLEMEWLLPKETLENVLAETVREVMTDFLDPERGLMYENVAPDASHIDCFEGRLINPGHGIEAMWFIMDIARRKKDTKTINQAVDVVLNILNFAWDREYGGLYYFMDAAGHPPQQLEWDQKLWWVHLESLVALAMGYRLTGREVCWEWYQKMHDYAWSHFADSEFGEWFGYLNRRGEVLLNLKGGKWKGCFHVPRALYLCWQEFEALRCLGR